The nucleotide window TTCTCAATTACTACATGGGCTAATTGCTTCAGAGATCCTGCTTGATAAAGCACAAGAATAGGTGGCTGAGTCTCATTTTCTGGTAGAATCTTTAGCTCCATTGGATAGAGTGTGGCGAGGTGTGCATAAGGAATATAGATCGTATCCTGCAGCTTCACTGTAGGTACTGTAAGCGAGAACGGTGATTCATTAATAAAGGCTTCAATGGCCGACTGAGGAAAGCGAATTACTTTATCTTCGGTAGTTATGAGCACGGATTGGACTGACTCATCCCAATAAATACGTGGGTCGATCTTTTCCTTGATCAAGTCAAATGGCAAAAGAACCTCTTCTCCACTTAAAAGAGCCTGTTCTGCCATGATTTGGCCATCTAGTAAAATCGGCATCGATTGGAAGGTCATATTTGTTGCATCATCTATGAAAGAGCTGAACTGCTCTTTGGGAAAAAGAGAGACCTGTTCATCATTGGGAAGTTGCTCAATATACCACCACCCTGCCAATGCACCGATCAATAGCAAGAATGTGATCATGAACATTGCGAACCAGGGACGACGCTTTCGTTTTCTTCGAGTCATTCGACTGGGATTCAATTCCAATTCTGGTGCCATGGACGTTCTCTCCCTCTCTCTTTCTATCTTCTCGCATCTACTTTGATCTCAGCAGAGTTCTTTTTGGTCTACTTTATCATATCAGTTTTATCATTAAAAAGGATAGTGGCGGTTTCCACCTCCCTATGTGAATATCTAGAAGCAAATGAATAACTTTGGTGAATTAGAAAAAACGCTTATGGAAAGGTTCTTCCATAAGCGCTGAGTAAACACCTTTTAATGGCTGTATAGATCATTAAGTGAATTATTTATTGAGCTGATTTATTTGCGCCTCTTACTCTGACAAGCTGGGCAAACACCATAGAGTTCTAAACGATGCTCCGATATCTTAAAACCAGTCCGTTCCCCTGCTTGCATTTCTAAGTCAAAGAGATACGAATGTTCAAAGTCATGGATGGCTCCACATTCCGTGCAGATTACATGATAATGCTCGGTCATGTTGGCATCATAACGGCTTGAAGCATCGCCATAGGTTAACTCACGTACTAAGCCATTCTCCTTAAAAACACGTAGGTTATTGTATACTGTAGCTACACTCATATTTGGGAATCGATCAACCAACGCTTTATAAATATCATCGGCTGTAGGGTGATTGAGATTATTCATCAAGTATGCAAGGACAGCATGACGCTG belongs to Rubeoparvulum massiliense and includes:
- the perR gene encoding peroxide-responsive transcriptional repressor PerR, producing MTAEVEAAIERLKETGVRMTPQRHAVLAYLMNNLNHPTADDIYKALVDRFPNMSVATVYNNLRVFKENGLVRELTYGDASSRYDANMTEHYHVICTECGAIHDFEHSYLFDLEMQAGERTGFKISEHRLELYGVCPACQSKRRK